Proteins encoded together in one Bacteroides ovatus window:
- the zwf gene encoding glucose-6-phosphate dehydrogenase — protein MDKFAMIIFGASGDLTKRKLMPALYSLYREKRLTGEFSILGIGRTVYSDDNYRSYILEELQLFVKSEEQDTALMASFVSHLYYLPMDPAKEEGYPQLRQRLVELTNEVDPDNLLFYLATPPSLYGVVPLYLKAAGLNTPHSRIIVEKPFGYDLESALELNKTYASVFNEHQIYRIDHFLGKETAQNVLAFRFANGIFEPLWNRNYIDYVEITAVENLGIEQRGGFYETAGALRDMVQNHLIQLVALTAMEPPAVFNADNFRNEVVKVYESLTPLNDIDLNEHIVRGQYTASGSKKGYREEKGVAPDSRTETYIAMKLGISNWRWSGVPFYIRTGKQMPTKVTEIVVHFRETPHQMFHCASGNCPRANKLILRLQPNEGIVLKIGMKVPGAGFEVRQVTMDFSYAQLGGVPSGDAYARLIDDCIQGDPTLFTRSDAVEASWKFFDPVLRYWKDNPDAPLYGYPAGTWGPLESEAMMHEHGADWTNPCKNLTNTDQYCEL, from the coding sequence GTGGATAAATTTGCAATGATAATTTTCGGTGCGTCAGGTGATTTGACCAAGCGTAAGCTGATGCCTGCCCTTTACTCCCTCTACCGTGAAAAACGGTTGACCGGAGAGTTTTCCATATTGGGTATCGGGCGTACGGTCTATTCTGACGATAACTACCGTTCCTATATATTAGAAGAACTACAACTGTTTGTCAAGTCTGAAGAACAGGACACAGCTCTTATGGCTTCATTTGTCTCCCATCTCTACTATTTACCGATGGACCCGGCAAAAGAAGAAGGTTACCCGCAACTCCGCCAACGTCTGGTTGAATTGACTAATGAGGTAGATCCGGACAATCTGCTGTTCTATCTTGCCACTCCGCCATCACTTTACGGAGTAGTGCCCCTCTATTTGAAAGCTGCCGGACTTAACACTCCCCACTCGCGCATCATCGTTGAGAAACCTTTCGGCTATGATCTCGAGTCGGCACTTGAACTGAATAAAACGTATGCCTCTGTTTTCAATGAGCATCAAATTTACCGTATCGACCATTTTCTCGGTAAGGAAACGGCCCAGAATGTACTGGCTTTCCGTTTTGCCAACGGTATCTTCGAACCTCTCTGGAATCGTAACTATATTGACTACGTAGAAATTACAGCCGTAGAAAATCTGGGTATCGAGCAACGAGGCGGGTTCTATGAAACGGCAGGTGCGCTGCGGGATATGGTGCAGAATCATCTGATACAGCTCGTGGCCCTTACGGCTATGGAACCGCCTGCTGTTTTCAATGCAGACAATTTCCGTAATGAAGTGGTGAAGGTCTACGAATCTCTTACTCCATTGAATGATATCGATTTGAATGAACATATTGTTCGCGGACAATATACAGCCTCCGGTAGTAAAAAAGGATACCGTGAAGAAAAAGGAGTGGCTCCCGATTCGCGCACGGAAACTTATATTGCCATGAAACTGGGCATTAGTAACTGGCGCTGGAGTGGCGTTCCGTTCTACATTCGTACAGGTAAACAAATGCCGACGAAAGTAACGGAAATCGTTGTGCATTTCCGGGAAACACCTCACCAGATGTTTCATTGTGCTAGTGGCAACTGTCCACGGGCTAATAAATTGATCCTTCGTTTGCAACCGAATGAAGGAATTGTGCTCAAAATCGGAATGAAAGTCCCCGGTGCAGGTTTCGAAGTCCGCCAGGTGACGATGGATTTCAGTTATGCACAGTTGGGCGGTGTGCCTAGTGGTGACGCTTATGCCCGTCTGATAGATGATTGTATCCAGGGCGATCCGACTTTATTTACTCGAAGTGATGCAGTAGAAGCCTCATGGAAATTCTTCGATCCGGTGCTCCGCTATTGGAAAGATAACCCCGATGCGCCTCTTTACGGTTATCCCGCAGGTACGTGGGGACCTTTGGAAAGTGAAGCAATGATGCACGAACATGGGGCTGACTGGACGAATCCTTGTAAGAATTTGACAAATACAGATCAATATTGTGAATTATGA
- a CDS encoding GDP-L-fucose synthase family protein codes for MEKNAKIYVAGHRGLVGSAIWKNLQDKGYTNLVGRTHKELDLLDGMAVRNFFDEEQPEYVFLAAAFVGGIMANSIYRADFIYKNLQIQQNIIGESFRHHVKKLLFLGSTCIYPRDAEQPMKEDVLLTSPLEYTNEPYAIAKIAGLKMCESFNLQYGTNYIAVMPTNLYGPNDNFDLERSHVLPAMIRKIHLAHCLKEGNWEAVRKDMNLRPVEGVNGDSPKEEILAILQKYGISETEVTLWGTGTPLREFLWSEEMADASVFVMEHVDFKDTYKEGSKDIRNCHINIGTGKEITIRQLAERIVETVGYQGKLTFDSSKPDGTMRKLTDPSKLHSLGWHHKIEIEEGVQRMYEWYLK; via the coding sequence ATGGAAAAGAATGCAAAGATATATGTAGCAGGACACCGCGGACTTGTGGGATCTGCTATCTGGAAGAATTTGCAGGATAAAGGATACACCAATCTGGTAGGCCGCACTCACAAAGAGCTTGATCTGCTGGATGGCATGGCTGTCCGTAATTTTTTCGATGAAGAACAACCGGAATATGTATTCCTTGCTGCTGCCTTTGTGGGTGGTATCATGGCGAACAGCATCTACCGTGCCGACTTTATCTATAAGAATCTGCAAATTCAACAGAATATCATCGGAGAGAGCTTCCGTCACCATGTAAAGAAGTTGCTCTTCCTTGGTAGTACGTGTATTTATCCACGCGATGCCGAACAGCCGATGAAAGAAGATGTATTGCTTACTTCACCGTTAGAATATACCAACGAGCCGTATGCAATCGCCAAAATTGCCGGACTGAAAATGTGCGAGAGCTTCAACCTGCAATATGGAACGAACTACATCGCTGTGATGCCGACAAACCTTTACGGACCGAATGATAATTTCGACTTGGAACGCAGTCATGTACTGCCTGCCATGATCCGAAAGATTCATCTGGCACACTGTCTGAAAGAAGGAAACTGGGAAGCTGTACGCAAAGATATGAATCTGCGTCCGGTGGAAGGTGTAAATGGCGACAGTCCGAAAGAAGAAATCCTGGCTATTCTGCAAAAATACGGAATCAGCGAAACAGAAGTCACTCTTTGGGGGACAGGTACTCCACTCCGCGAGTTCCTTTGGAGCGAAGAAATGGCAGATGCCAGCGTCTTCGTAATGGAGCACGTAGACTTCAAAGATACCTATAAAGAAGGCAGCAAAGATATCCGCAACTGCCATATCAACATCGGCACCGGTAAGGAAATCACCATCCGTCAGCTGGCCGAACGTATTGTAGAAACTGTAGGGTATCAAGGAAAACTGACCTTCGACAGCAGCAAACCGGACGGCACTATGCGCAAGCTGACCGATCCTTCGAAACTGCACTCTTTGGGGTGGCACCATAAAATTGAAATCGAGGAAGGCGTACAAAGAATGTACGAATGGTACTTGAAATAA
- a CDS encoding dicarboxylate/amino acid:cation symporter codes for MKKIKIGLLARIVIAIILGIAIGTVFPAPLVRIFVTFNGIFSEFLNFSIPLIIVGLVTVAIADIGKGAGKMLLVTALIAYFATLFSGFLSYFTGVTVFPSLIEPGAPLEEVSEAQGILPYFSVSIPPLMNVMTALVLAFTLGLGLASLNSDALKNVARDFQEIIVRMISAVILPLLPLYIFGIFLNMTHSGQVYSILMVFIKIIGVIFVLHIFLLVFQYSIAALFVHRNPFKLLSKMLPAYFTALGTQSSAATIPVTLEQTKKNGVSAEVAGFVIPLCATIHLSGSTLKIVACALALMMMQGMPFDFPLFAGFIFMLGITMVAAPGVPGGAIMASLGILQSMLGFDESAQALMIALYIAMDSFGTACNVTGDGAIALIIDKIMGKNRAE; via the coding sequence ATGAAGAAGATCAAAATCGGTTTGTTGGCACGCATCGTTATCGCCATCATTTTGGGTATTGCCATCGGCACAGTTTTCCCAGCTCCGCTAGTGCGAATATTTGTTACGTTCAATGGCATTTTCAGTGAATTTCTTAATTTCTCTATCCCATTGATTATCGTCGGACTGGTTACTGTGGCTATTGCCGACATCGGAAAAGGCGCAGGAAAAATGCTACTCGTGACAGCTTTGATCGCCTACTTCGCTACTCTTTTTTCAGGCTTTCTCTCCTACTTCACAGGAGTCACAGTATTTCCTTCGCTCATCGAACCGGGTGCACCACTTGAAGAAGTAAGCGAAGCGCAGGGAATCCTCCCCTACTTCTCCGTCTCCATTCCGCCACTGATGAACGTAATGACAGCTCTGGTTTTAGCTTTCACACTAGGGTTAGGACTGGCGTCACTCAACAGCGACGCATTGAAAAATGTGGCACGTGATTTTCAGGAAATTATCGTACGAATGATAAGTGCCGTCATTCTACCTTTGCTACCGCTTTATATCTTCGGCATATTCCTCAATATGACACATTCGGGGCAAGTATATTCTATCCTAATGGTGTTTATTAAAATTATCGGAGTCATCTTCGTTCTTCATATTTTCCTGTTGGTTTTTCAGTATTCCATTGCGGCATTGTTTGTGCATAGAAATCCATTCAAATTGCTTAGCAAAATGCTGCCCGCTTACTTCACAGCATTGGGTACACAATCATCTGCAGCCACCATTCCCGTGACACTGGAACAGACCAAAAAGAACGGAGTATCTGCTGAAGTAGCCGGATTTGTGATTCCGCTATGTGCCACCATCCATCTATCGGGCAGTACACTGAAAATTGTAGCCTGTGCACTGGCATTGATGATGATGCAGGGAATGCCGTTCGACTTCCCCCTGTTTGCCGGGTTTATCTTTATGCTGGGTATCACTATGGTAGCTGCTCCGGGAGTCCCGGGTGGAGCAATCATGGCTTCCCTGGGGATTCTACAATCCATGCTCGGTTTCGACGAATCGGCACAAGCTTTGATGATTGCGCTTTACATCGCCATGGATAGTTTCGGTACTGCCTGCAATGTAACGGGAGACGGAGCTATCGCTTTGATTATCGACAAAATAATGGGAAAAAACCGTGCTGAATGA
- the pgl gene encoding 6-phosphogluconolactonase, with translation MKLSVFPSSIETSRALILRLVEIMNEEPDRVFNIAVSGGNTPALMFDLWANEYMEITPWDRMRIYWVDERCVPPDDSDSNYGMMRNLLLGITPILYENVFRIRGEAKPAKEAVRYSELVRQQVPFKRGWPEFDIILLGAGDDGHTSSIFPGQEDLLTSNSIYVVSAHPRNGQKRIAMTGYPIQNARYVIFLITGKNKADVVEEICNSGDTGPAAYVAHHAQNVELFMDKGAAAYIEDPNKKMS, from the coding sequence ATGAAACTATCAGTTTTTCCCTCATCAATTGAAACTTCACGAGCATTGATACTCCGCCTGGTGGAAATCATGAATGAAGAGCCGGACAGAGTGTTCAATATCGCAGTTAGTGGTGGTAATACCCCTGCTCTGATGTTCGATTTATGGGCGAATGAATATATGGAAATTACCCCTTGGGACCGTATGCGGATTTATTGGGTGGATGAACGTTGTGTGCCTCCCGATGATTCGGACAGTAATTACGGAATGATGCGCAACCTTCTTTTGGGTATCACTCCTATTCTCTATGAGAATGTATTCCGTATCCGTGGAGAGGCAAAGCCTGCGAAAGAGGCGGTTCGTTATTCGGAGTTAGTCCGGCAGCAAGTGCCGTTTAAGCGTGGTTGGCCCGAATTCGATATTATACTGTTGGGAGCCGGAGATGACGGACACACTTCTTCGATCTTTCCCGGGCAAGAAGATTTGCTGACTTCAAACTCTATTTATGTGGTCAGTGCACATCCCCGTAACGGGCAGAAGCGTATCGCAATGACGGGATACCCCATTCAGAATGCCCGCTATGTCATTTTCCTGATTACCGGAAAAAATAAAGCCGATGTAGTAGAAGAAATCTGTAATTCGGGAGACACTGGTCCCGCAGCCTATGTGGCTCATCATGCGCAAAATGTAGAACTGTTTATGGATAAAGGGGCTGCCGCATATATTGAAGATCCTAATAAAAAGATGAGTTAG
- the tnpC gene encoding IS66 family transposase, whose translation MIDERAYELLCCQLGLANEEKAGLRKQNKELIARLESIEESNRENSKNLIDTINDLKDTIEKQSTTVEHYRKEMELMRKQLEAKDEVNRMLANEISNLRLQLEDSRKHRFGRTSEQRRLLNNRNLDKSALEQSEYDGSDRKDDNNKTDDNETGSNTSSGNIPAQNSKPSRRKETAPRAGKTKLKVDKVVVHEVDEYYTLPEGGRFMNRNGMPDVWEYRVIEHVRAYNVEHVYKVARVKLADGTFTSTMEHPLKNLGGIFSPELLARLLCLKYDFSMPENRQIRLLAREGIHISNTTLNSYIHNGIAKLREFMEDVFKEFVQRANYLMVDETTELVGVETKEGKAYRRKYLWAFFAKHIKMVYYHYNNGSRSSDAAKSFLEYFMGTISTDGYTVYRMFDGDDSKVLHIGCWTHCRRLWVDALPSDRTAMDIIDPIGEMFRNEDLFRMMKLSGEQIKERRLKLTGPILERIHHKVVIMMQDAKIMANELMRKAVNYTINQWKSLRNILKDGSAEISNNLCEQRMKPVKLLLKNCMNVGSEDAAENSAFTFSLIESCKLNGIDPQNYLKHLFECILHGKDCDKKALLPCFYKPEC comes from the coding sequence ATGATTGATGAAAGAGCATACGAGTTACTTTGCTGCCAGCTGGGTCTGGCGAATGAGGAAAAGGCAGGTCTTCGCAAACAGAATAAAGAATTGATTGCGAGGCTTGAGTCTATTGAAGAATCCAACAGGGAGAACTCTAAAAATCTGATAGATACCATCAATGATCTCAAAGATACCATCGAAAAGCAGTCAACCACGGTTGAACATTACAGGAAAGAAATGGAACTTATGAGAAAGCAGCTTGAAGCAAAGGATGAGGTGAACAGGATGCTGGCAAACGAGATCTCCAATCTCAGACTTCAGCTTGAGGACAGCAGGAAACACCGTTTCGGCCGTACTTCCGAGCAAAGAAGGCTGTTGAACAACCGTAATCTCGACAAGTCCGCTCTGGAACAATCCGAGTATGACGGTTCTGACAGGAAGGATGATAATAATAAGACCGATGATAACGAAACCGGCAGCAATACCTCTTCCGGCAACATACCTGCCCAGAACAGCAAACCTTCAAGGAGAAAGGAAACCGCACCACGTGCCGGGAAAACAAAATTGAAAGTTGACAAGGTGGTAGTACATGAAGTGGACGAGTATTACACGCTTCCAGAAGGGGGACGGTTTATGAACCGCAACGGTATGCCTGATGTGTGGGAATACAGGGTCATAGAACATGTAAGGGCTTATAACGTGGAGCATGTTTACAAGGTGGCAAGGGTAAAGCTTGCGGACGGCACTTTCACAAGCACCATGGAACATCCGCTGAAAAACCTTGGAGGTATCTTCTCTCCTGAACTGCTTGCCCGTCTGCTTTGTCTGAAATATGACTTCAGCATGCCTGAGAACAGACAGATAAGACTGCTTGCAAGAGAGGGTATCCACATAAGCAATACCACGCTGAACAGCTATATCCATAACGGAATCGCCAAACTAAGGGAGTTCATGGAAGATGTCTTCAAGGAGTTTGTACAGAGAGCTAATTACCTTATGGTTGATGAGACTACTGAGCTTGTTGGAGTGGAAACAAAGGAAGGTAAGGCTTACAGGAGAAAGTACTTATGGGCTTTCTTTGCCAAGCATATTAAGATGGTCTATTATCACTATAATAACGGCAGCAGGTCGTCCGATGCGGCAAAATCATTCCTGGAATATTTTATGGGAACCATATCCACTGACGGATATACGGTTTACAGGATGTTTGACGGAGACGACTCAAAGGTGCTTCATATAGGATGCTGGACGCATTGTAGAAGGTTGTGGGTTGATGCCCTGCCTTCAGACAGAACAGCGATGGACATAATAGATCCTATCGGTGAGATGTTCAGAAATGAAGACCTGTTCCGTATGATGAAACTCAGCGGTGAGCAGATTAAGGAAAGAAGGCTTAAGCTAACAGGACCGATTCTTGAACGTATCCATCATAAGGTGGTCATTATGATGCAGGATGCGAAGATTATGGCTAACGAACTGATGAGAAAGGCCGTGAACTATACGATAAACCAGTGGAAATCCTTGAGAAATATCCTCAAGGACGGTTCAGCAGAAATCTCGAACAACCTCTGTGAGCAAAGGATGAAACCTGTAAAGCTGCTGCTCAAGAACTGTATGAACGTTGGCAGTGAGGATGCGGCAGAAAACTCTGCATTCACCTTCTCTCTGATAGAAAGCTGTAAGTTGAACGGCATAGACCCTCAGAATTACCTGAAACACTTGTTTGAATGTATTCTTCATGGTAAGGACTGCGACAAGAAGGCTCTTCTGCCATGTTTCTATAAACCGGAATGTTAA
- a CDS encoding helix-turn-helix domain-containing protein has translation MAETSVNEKIREIISYYKLSDRQFSIKIGVTQSVIGSMFQKNTEPSSKVIRLTLNAFTDISADWLLRNKGPMLISDIKPDPNIERMERLVDTIATLQGTINEQMKTIQLFTEENQKLKGELAMLKNERNIG, from the coding sequence ATGGCTGAAACAAGCGTAAACGAAAAAATTAGAGAGATTATCTCTTATTATAAGCTGTCAGACAGGCAGTTTTCCATTAAAATTGGGGTAACCCAATCGGTGATTGGTTCTATGTTTCAAAAAAACACAGAACCTTCCTCTAAAGTAATTAGGCTCACATTAAACGCATTTACGGATATTTCAGCAGATTGGTTACTACGCAATAAAGGTCCAATGCTGATTTCAGATATCAAACCTGATCCAAATATTGAACGCATGGAACGTTTAGTTGATACAATAGCAACCCTTCAGGGGACTATAAATGAGCAGATGAAAACAATTCAACTATTCACTGAAGAGAACCAAAAACTGAAAGGCGAATTAGCTATGTTGAAGAATGAACGTAATATAGGATAA
- the gmd gene encoding GDP-mannose 4,6-dehydratase, with translation MKKALISGITGQDGSYLAEFLLQKGYEVHGILRRSSSFNTGRIEHLYFDEWVRDMKQKRTINLHYGDMTDSSSLIRIIQQVQPDEIYNLAAQSHVKVSFDVPEYTAEADAIGTLRMLEAVRILGLEKKTRIYQASTSELFGKVQEVPQKETTPFYPRSPYGVAKQYGFWITKNYRESYGMFAVNGILFNHESERRGETFVTRKISLAAARIAQGEQDKLYLGNLDSLRDWGYAKDYIECMWLILQHDVPEDFVIATGEMHTVREFATLAFKEAGIELRWEGEGVNEKGIDVATGKSLVEVDPKYFRPSEVEQLLGDPTKAKTLLGWDPRKTSFEELVSIMVRHDMEKVRRMIATKH, from the coding sequence ATGAAAAAAGCCCTAATTTCAGGCATCACCGGGCAAGATGGTTCTTATCTTGCCGAATTTCTATTGCAAAAAGGTTACGAAGTACACGGTATACTCCGTCGTTCTTCTTCGTTCAATACAGGACGTATTGAACATTTGTATTTTGACGAGTGGGTGCGCGACATGAAACAGAAACGTACGATTAATCTGCATTATGGGGATATGACAGATTCTAGTTCGTTAATTCGTATTATTCAACAGGTGCAACCGGATGAAATCTACAATCTCGCAGCTCAAAGCCACGTGAAGGTTTCGTTCGACGTTCCGGAATACACTGCCGAAGCAGATGCTATCGGCACGTTGCGTATGCTCGAAGCTGTACGCATCCTGGGACTGGAAAAGAAAACCCGCATCTATCAGGCTTCTACTTCCGAATTGTTCGGTAAGGTGCAGGAAGTTCCACAAAAAGAGACAACTCCATTCTATCCCCGTTCTCCGTATGGGGTAGCCAAACAATATGGTTTCTGGATTACTAAAAACTACCGCGAAAGCTATGGTATGTTTGCTGTAAACGGTATTTTGTTCAATCACGAGAGCGAACGCCGTGGTGAGACGTTCGTTACACGTAAAATTTCGCTTGCTGCCGCACGTATCGCACAGGGCGAACAGGACAAACTGTACCTGGGTAATCTGGATTCTCTTCGCGACTGGGGATATGCCAAGGATTACATCGAATGTATGTGGCTAATCCTGCAACATGATGTTCCCGAAGATTTCGTTATTGCTACTGGAGAAATGCACACGGTGCGCGAATTCGCAACGTTAGCATTCAAGGAAGCAGGTATCGAACTTCGTTGGGAAGGCGAAGGCGTAAATGAAAAAGGTATTGACGTAGCTACCGGAAAATCTCTGGTAGAAGTTGATCCGAAGTATTTCCGTCCATCGGAAGTAGAACAATTGTTGGGCGACCCGACTAAAGCTAAAACACTGTTGGGCTGGGATCCACGTAAAACATCATTCGAAGAACTGGTAAGTATCATGGTTCGCCACGATATGGAGAAAGTGAGACGAATGATTGCTACCAAACATTAA
- a CDS encoding Dyp-type peroxidase, with protein MNPYQHSFGGNIPQDVAGKQGENVIFIVYTLKDSPETLGKVKDVCANFSALIRSMRNRFPDMMFSCTMGFGADAWNRLFPEQGKPKELKTFEEIKGEKHTAVSTPGDLLFHIRAKQMGLCFEFASIIDEKLQGVVEPVDETHGFRYMDGKAIIGFVDGTENPAVDENPYHFAVVGEEDADFAGGSYVFVQKYIHDMVAWNSLPVEEQEKVIGRRKFNDVELSDEEKPQNAHNAVTNIGDDLKIVRANMPFANTSKGEYGTYFIGYASTFTTTRQMLESMFIGNPVGNTDRLLDFSTAVTGTLFFAPSYDLLSELGE; from the coding sequence ATGAATCCTTATCAACATTCATTTGGTGGTAATATCCCACAAGACGTAGCGGGGAAACAAGGCGAAAATGTTATTTTTATTGTTTATACTTTAAAAGATTCGCCTGAAACTCTTGGCAAAGTAAAAGATGTGTGTGCTAATTTCTCGGCCCTGATTCGCAGTATGCGTAACCGTTTTCCTGATATGATGTTCAGTTGTACCATGGGATTTGGAGCCGATGCCTGGAACCGTCTTTTCCCGGAACAGGGAAAACCCAAAGAACTGAAAACTTTCGAAGAGATAAAAGGCGAGAAGCATACGGCAGTTTCTACTCCGGGCGACTTATTGTTTCATATCCGTGCAAAACAGATGGGATTATGTTTTGAGTTTGCATCTATCATCGATGAGAAACTTCAAGGCGTGGTTGAACCTGTCGACGAAACTCACGGTTTCAGATATATGGATGGCAAAGCCATTATCGGCTTTGTGGATGGAACGGAGAATCCGGCGGTTGATGAAAATCCCTATCATTTTGCAGTTGTAGGAGAGGAAGATGCTGATTTTGCAGGAGGCAGCTATGTCTTTGTGCAGAAGTATATTCACGATATGGTTGCGTGGAACTCCTTACCTGTGGAAGAACAGGAGAAAGTGATCGGGCGTCGTAAGTTTAACGATGTCGAACTGTCTGACGAGGAGAAACCTCAAAATGCGCATAATGCCGTCACTAATATTGGTGATGACCTGAAAATAGTGCGTGCCAATATGCCATTCGCCAATACGTCTAAGGGAGAATATGGTACTTACTTCATCGGCTATGCAAGTACGTTCACTACTACCCGGCAGATGTTGGAAAGTATGTTTATTGGCAATCCGGTAGGCAATACCGACCGTTTACTGGACTTTAGTACAGCAGTTACGGGAACACTTTTCTTTGCTCCTTCCTACGATTTGCTAAGTGAACTGGGCGAATAA
- the tnpB gene encoding IS66 family insertion sequence element accessory protein TnpB (TnpB, as the term is used for proteins encoded by IS66 family insertion elements, is considered an accessory protein, since TnpC, encoded by a neighboring gene, is a DDE family transposase.), with protein MLGLSANLNYYLFNGNVDLRKGIFRLCESIREEMSLDPSDASNVYMFMSRNRKVVKILHYERGFYVLYEKRPVMGKFKKPVFDEVSRCYRIQWSDMAYLTESIVVDKMYVSPKG; from the coding sequence ATGCTTGGACTGAGTGCTAACCTTAACTATTACCTGTTTAACGGTAATGTTGATTTGCGGAAAGGCATTTTCCGTCTGTGTGAGAGTATAAGGGAAGAAATGTCCCTTGACCCGAGCGATGCGTCCAATGTATATATGTTCATGTCCCGGAACCGAAAGGTTGTGAAGATACTTCATTACGAACGCGGTTTTTATGTGCTTTACGAAAAACGTCCTGTTATGGGCAAATTCAAGAAACCTGTATTTGATGAAGTCTCCAGGTGCTACCGGATACAGTGGTCGGACATGGCTTATCTTACGGAAAGCATTGTAGTTGACAAGATGTACGTTAGTCCGAAAGGCTAA
- the gnd gene encoding decarboxylating NADP(+)-dependent phosphogluconate dehydrogenase, producing MANQNKTDIGLIGLAVMGENLALNMESKGWHVSVYNRTVPGVEEGVVERFLNGRAKGKNIEGFTDIKAFVDSIAIPRKIMMMVRAGSPVDELMDQLFPLLSPGDILIDGGNSNYEDTNRRVQLAESKGFLFVGSGVSGGEEGALNGASIMPGGSEKAWPEVKPILQSIAAKAPDGTPCCQWVGPAGSGHFVKMIHNGIEYGDMQLIAEAYWVMKKLLDLTNEEMADVFARWNEGKLRSYLIEITANILRHKDKSGGYLIDKILDAAGQKGTGKWSVINAMELGMPLGLIATAVFERSLSSQKDLRHLASKQFQCQHTQPIYNKAELVKNIFSALYASKLVSYAQGFAVLQRASDAFGWHLDLASIARMWRGGCIIRSIFLNDIAAAFEATDKPKHLLLAPYFKEEMKTLLPGWKSLVAESMKEELPVPAFSSALNYFYSLTSADLPANLVQAQRDYFGAHTFERKDELRGQFFHENWTGHGGDTKSGTYNV from the coding sequence ATGGCAAATCAGAATAAAACAGATATCGGACTTATCGGCTTGGCTGTGATGGGCGAGAATCTTGCTTTAAACATGGAGAGTAAGGGATGGCACGTGTCGGTTTATAACCGTACTGTTCCCGGAGTAGAAGAGGGGGTGGTAGAACGCTTCCTGAATGGTCGTGCAAAAGGTAAAAACATCGAAGGATTCACAGATATAAAGGCGTTTGTAGATTCGATAGCTATTCCCCGTAAGATTATGATGATGGTTCGTGCCGGAAGTCCGGTTGACGAACTGATGGATCAGCTTTTCCCGCTGCTTTCACCGGGAGATATCCTTATTGATGGCGGTAATTCTAATTACGAAGATACGAACCGCCGTGTCCAACTGGCGGAATCAAAGGGATTTCTTTTCGTCGGTAGCGGTGTGTCCGGTGGTGAAGAGGGAGCCTTGAATGGAGCTTCTATCATGCCCGGTGGTTCGGAAAAAGCATGGCCGGAAGTGAAACCGATTCTTCAAAGTATTGCGGCAAAAGCACCGGACGGCACTCCTTGTTGTCAATGGGTGGGTCCTGCCGGCTCCGGTCATTTTGTGAAGATGATTCACAACGGTATCGAATATGGTGATATGCAGCTGATTGCCGAAGCCTATTGGGTGATGAAAAAGCTGCTTGATCTGACCAATGAGGAAATGGCTGATGTCTTTGCCCGTTGGAACGAAGGCAAACTCCGCAGTTATCTGATCGAAATCACCGCCAACATTCTGCGGCATAAAGACAAATCCGGAGGTTATCTCATTGATAAAATCCTGGATGCAGCCGGACAGAAAGGAACCGGAAAATGGTCGGTTATCAATGCGATGGAACTCGGTATGCCGTTAGGGCTAATTGCCACGGCGGTATTCGAACGAAGCCTTTCTTCACAGAAAGACTTGCGTCACTTGGCTTCCAAGCAATTCCAGTGTCAACATACACAACCTATATATAATAAGGCGGAACTCGTAAAGAATATCTTTTCTGCTCTTTATGCTTCCAAACTCGTCTCTTATGCCCAAGGATTCGCCGTGTTGCAACGTGCTTCCGACGCTTTCGGCTGGCATCTCGACCTGGCTTCCATTGCGCGTATGTGGCGTGGGGGATGCATCATCCGCAGTATATTCCTGAACGATATTGCAGCTGCCTTCGAAGCCACCGACAAGCCTAAACACTTGTTGTTGGCTCCTTATTTTAAAGAAGAAATGAAGACATTGCTTCCCGGATGGAAGAGCCTGGTGGCGGAATCCATGAAAGAAGAACTTCCCGTTCCTGCTTTCTCCTCTGCCCTCAACTATTTCTATTCGCTCACTTCTGCCGATCTGCCCGCCAACCTTGTACAGGCACAACGCGATTATTTTGGTGCGCACACTTTTGAGCGTAAGGATGAGTTGCGCGGACAGTTCTTTCACGAGAACTGGACAGGCCACGGAGGAGATACGAAATCGGGCACCTATAATGTTTGA